From the genome of Silurus meridionalis isolate SWU-2019-XX chromosome 12, ASM1480568v1, whole genome shotgun sequence, one region includes:
- the txndc17 gene encoding thioredoxin domain-containing protein 17, which produces MASYEEVRVHGYEEFSQAVAERKGKDVFVYFTGDKDEQGKSWCPDCVKAEPVVRGEMAHLPEGSVFIYCQVGDRPYWKDPNNDFKKTLKLTGVPTLLRYGTPQKLVEEQCFKPDLVRLMFTED; this is translated from the exons ATGGCATCGTATGAGGAAGTCCGTGTGCACGGCTATGAAGAGTTCAGCCAAGCTGTggctgagagaaaaggaaaagatgTCTTCGTGTATTTCACTGGGGATAAAGATGAGCAGGGGAAGAGCTGGTGTCCAGACTGTGTGAAAG ctGAGCCGGTGGTTCGAGGGGAAATGGCTCATCTTCCTGAAGGCTCCGTCTTCATTTACTGCCAAGTAGGAGACCGACCATA CTGGAAAGATCCGAACAACGACTTTAAGAAGACTCTGAAGCTGACTGGAGTTCCTACTCTCCTTCGCTATGGCACA CCGCAGAAGCTGGTGGAGGAACAGTGTTTCAAACCCGACCTGGTACGGTTGATGTTCACAGAAGATTAA